The following are encoded together in the Campylobacter devanensis genome:
- a CDS encoding YdcH family protein has product MLHEYRDLITELKGKNAHFDAVFNKHNELDQRILDAEEGREHMDQFELETLKKEKLRLKDEAYHILMEYKKSKANS; this is encoded by the coding sequence ATGCTACACGAATATAGAGATTTAATCACAGAATTAAAAGGCAAAAATGCACATTTTGATGCTGTATTTAACAAACACAATGAACTAGACCAAAGAATTCTAGATGCAGAAGAAGGTCGTGAACATATGGATCAATTTGAGTTAGAAACTCTTAAAAAAGAGAAATTAAGACTAAAAGATGAAGCTTACCATATCTTAATGGAATATAAAAAATCTAAAGCAAATAGCTAA